GCGGCCAACTCTCGATGAGTTCCTCTCCGCCGGGCGACAGTTCGTGCCGAAACACCGCCCCGGACGTTACGACCAGGCGCGAACGGGCGATCCGGCCGTCCCGAGCGAGATCCGACTCGACGACGAACAGCCGATTCTCACTTTCCGCGGAGCCCTCAAGGTTCAGGGTAGGAGTCGACATAGGGGATGCGCCAACCCTTGTGACATTACCCCGATGCCGGCAGCCCTACGTGATGAAATTGACGGACGGAAGGAAAGCGCTGGCGAAGAAGCCGATCAGCGTCGCAAAGATGCAGAAGATCAGCGCGGCCATGGCCGAGTTCTGCCGTTTCTGAAGGGCGACTGCGCTGAGGATGATCCCAGCCAAGCCAAAAGCGGGGCAGCAGAACAGCCCCAACCCTCCGAAAACCCACGCAAGAATGACCTCCGTAGAGGCCGGCGACTTGGCCCCATAGTCCACCCGGTACGGCGAAAGCGCGGGGTCGTATTGAGACGTGAAGGAACTCGGATTGAGGGGCGTGAGGTCGAGCCCTGGCAGTTGAGTGGCTGGAAAGGTGCGCCCGGTGCCCTCCTCTGCGAGCGTCGTCGAGGGGCCAATTCGGTTTTCTCTCGCCCATTGATTGAGCGTTGCGAGGTCGGCGGGGCCGAATCGCTGTCCATTGGGCCAAACGACGTAGTAACGCATACGAATCCTCGGCGGCTCGCCTCCATTGTAGCGAACGGCGTCAGTTCTTACGTGGCATTGGAAGAAGAGGTTTTGAGGATGAGGCGTTCGGTAGGCATAATGAAGGGACATGGGTAGTTTCGGAACCTCGGGCTCGGGGTTGGCCAGATTACGGCAGCCAGCGACGACGGCTCTCGTCGGGGCGATCGTTCTGAGCTACGTCTTGGCGTATGCCCAAGTCTTGGATTGGAGCGCCCTCGCCTTTTTTCCTGAGCGCCTGTGGCAGGCTCCCTGGACGGCGCTAACGTATCCGTTCTCGATCCCGCCCAGCGCGGTGTTTACGGTGCTGTTCGCTTCCCTGTGGCTCTGGGGGATCGGCGGCGACATCGAGAGGCGCGACGGCCCTCTGCGGATGGGGGGCTGTGGCTTGGGTTCTCCGCGCTTTGCGCTCTTTCTGTGTGGGTGGGTCACCTCATCGTTGGGGGCGCGGGCGCAATGGCCTCACCCTGGAATTCGATCGCTGCGTTCACGGTGATTTGGGGCACGCGCAACGCCACCGCTCAAGTCACGCTGATGTTCGTATTGCCGATTTCCGGCAAGTGGCTCGCTTGGCTCTCCGCGGGACTCGTGTTCTTTTCGATGCCGCAAGCGCCGCAACTCGCCCCGTTTGCGGCTGCGCCTCTCATCCTCGCCTACCTCTATGCGGCGAACAGACTCCCTTCATGGGGCGCAACTGGACCCAAGAAAGCGTCCACCGGGCGTGGGAAGGTCTACGGCGAGCCCTACTTTGAGGAGGTCAAGCGCCGTGAGAAGGAACGCGAAGAGCGCGAAAGGCTCAAGAAGCTCTTTGAATCGAGCCTCGACGACGACGCAGACAAGCGGAGTTAGGACTTCGCCTTCTTGAACCTCAATTCGGACCCCCCAGGGCCCCCTTCCGCGATCGACAGTACCATTCCGCCGCTGGAAATCGTCGCCTCCATAGGCGAAGCAGTCGTGCCTTTCGCTTTGGCCTCTGCCACCGACATCCCCATCAGTTCGACGGGCCGGAGATAGAGCCGATCGCCCTTAGCCTCCCAAGTTCCCCAAATGTCCATGAACGAAAGGAGGTCGAACGTTCGGTCGGGATGGAGGACCAGAGTCATCGACCCCACCAGAGAACGGAGCATCCTCGCCTGCTCGGGGGAGCCATCCGCATCCAAAGACTTTGGATCTGCGGCGAACCGCCCCACGAGGCTCTTTTCAAGTTCACCGGAAACCTTCGAGGGGCCGATCTTGCGAGCGGGGCGAGTGTCTCGTCGGAAGATCATCTTTCCTTCGGCCGGATTGTCGCCCATCAGCGTTAGCGTCTTGCCGTCGGCGCTCAGGGTTCCCGAGAGGGTTTCGATTTTGGAGTTAGGCTGCTGGGCTTGAGCCTCTGCCTTTGAAAGCCCGGCAATCGTGGCGGGGTCGAGCGTGACCTTGTTGCCGGAAGTCTTGACGCTTCCTTCGATCGGGACTCCCATTAAGGACATCGTGAACTGATGCTTGGAGTCGATTTCCAGTCGGAGGTTCCCTGAGAACATCGCTGCAAACTGCTGCGCCATTGCGGCGGCAGGGTCGCTTGGATCCCCTACGTCGACGGATATCTCGCCCCGCCACTTGCCGACGATTCCGGCGCCCGACGCCTTGGTGCCTTCGCTTGCGGGAATCGGCGCGGGTTCGTTATCTTCGGTCGCGGCCAGAACGGTGGCCTCATCCTCTTGAGCCAGGGGCTCCTCGATGAGGATCGGTCGATCGGTCTTGACCTTTTCACCCGCAGGCGCTTGGGCCTCGACGCCCAAAGGCTTTTCTGTCGAAAGCTGAGGTTCTTCGCCACATCCCCAAAGGAGCAACGAGCCCATGCCCAGCAAGATGGAGTAAGACAGCAGTCGCATATCGGCGATTATCGGCACTTTTGTTCGCTAAGTTGCGCGGTGGACCACAAATTGGGCGATTTGGGCGAGGGTCGAAACATCGGCGAACTCATCGCCCAGCAGCGAAACGGCGCGGCTTGCGTACGTCTGGGCCTCGGAGACCGATCCGGAAATGCCCTCGACCCTCGGCAAAGTCGCCTTCTCCTTGCGACGATCCGAACCTGCGGCCTTGCCCAGCACCGAAAGCGAAGAGGTCTCGTTGAGTACGTCGTCGGTGATCTGAAACGCCAGCCCAAGCGCGTGGCCGAATTGGCGAAGCCTCCTGACCTGTTCGTCCGAGGCGCGCGCCATGATCCCGCCAACGGCACAGCTTGCGGCGAGGAGCGCGCCAGTCTTTCGACCATGGATGGCGAGCACTTCCGGTTTCGAAGGGGATGTGTTCTCGGCCAGAACGTCCATGACCTCGCCCCCTACCAGACCCGCTGAACCCGCGGCGAGCGCCAACTCCTGTATCGAATCGCGGATCGCCTCGGCAGGCGCCGGGATCGAGGCCAGAGTCTGAAAGGCCAGCGCGAAGAGGGCGTCCCCCGCGAGGATCGCCATCGCCTCGCCGAACCGCTTGTGGCACGTGGGCCTCCCTCGCCTGTAATCGTCGTTGTCGATGGCGGGAAGATCGTCGTGAATCAGCGAGAAGCAATGGACGAACTCAAGCGCACAGCCCGCGTCCCGGGCCTGCGACACCGAACCTCCGGCCGCTTCGCAACTCGCTATGCAGAGCGCGGGTCGAATCCGCTTCCCTGGAGCGAGGCAAGAGTAGCGCATCGCCTCATGCAATACGGCAGGTTCGAGGGATTCGGGGGGCAGAAGTTGGCCGAGCCGTTCGTCGATTTGGGAAGCGTAACTTGCGAGAACAGACTCAACTTCCACCGAAAGGAGTGTACCCATCCAAGGCCAGATCGTCCTGATTGGTAAACTGGGAACCGATGGCAACGATCCGCCCGTTCCGCGCATTGCGTTTCAGCCAGTCGGCAGGCCCGATCGAGGAGTTGGTCGCCCCTCCCTACGATGTGTTGTCGCCAGAGGAACGGGACGCCTTTGCGGCCAAGAACCCCAAGAACATCGTCTGGATCACGCTTCCCGAGCAATTGCCGGACGACCGAAGCAAGTTCGTGAAATACGGCCGCAGTTCGGCCCGCCTGGCAGAATGGCGGAGGGAAGGCCAACTGGCCGTGGAACCTGAGCTGGGCTACTATCGCTACGTTCAAACGTTTTCGATTCCCGGTAGGCAAGAGCCCGTCACAAGGACCTCGTTCTTCGCGCTTCTCAAAACCGAGCCTTACGAAAAGGGCGTCGTCCTGCCCCATGAGGAGACTTTTCCCAAGCACAAAGAGGACCGGCTCCGGCTCATGGAGGCGACCCAAGCCATCGTCGAGCCAATTTATGGGCTGTTCGAGGACGACGATGGGTCGGGCTTCGACGCGCTCGCCTCAGCCCCCGCAGAACTCCTCGCCACGTATGACGGGCCGGACGGGGTCTCGCATCGACTCGAACTGATCGCCGACCCGGAGGCCGTCGCCGCGCTCACCCGTGCGATGCAGGACCGAAGAGTTTGGATCGCGGACGGCCACCATCGATACGAGACTTCGAGAACCTATCGCGAGTCGATCGGCGAGAAGGAAGGGGTCGTAGCGGAGGACTTCATGCTCATGGCGCTCGGCAGCATGGCCGATCCCGGCCTTGTGATCTTGCCGACGCACCGGATCGTCAAGGAGATGCCGCTGAGCCCCATGAAGGTGGATCAAGCGCTGCAAACGCGATTCAACACCCGAAGACTGCCGAACGAGCAGCTACTTTCCGAGTTGAACCGCCTCCGAGCGGACGACACCCGCGTGTTGGGCGTCGCTCAGCCAGGAGGCGTGGGAATGCTGCTGTGCCTCGAAGACCCAGACCTCGCAGCCCGGTGGGTCGAAGGCGACAACAGTCCGAGGTACAAGAAGCTTGACGTGACCATTCTGCACAAGGTGGTCTTCGAGAAAGCCTTGGGGCTGACCGGCCAAGACTTCTTTAGCTATACCCGAGACCCCGAAGAGGCGCTCGGCGCGACCCAATCGGGCGCCTATGCGTTCCTCATGAACCCGCCCTCTGTCGAAGACATGAAAGAGATCGCTTTGGGCGGCGAAAAGATGCCCCAAAAGAGCACGTACTACTATCCCAAACTGCTGAGCGGCCTAGTCCTTTGGTCCTTCGATTTGTTCGAGAACTAACGGTTGGTCTTATTCTGGCGAAAGAGAACCTCATGGTTGTACGCTTGCTCGGAACAGGCGCAGCAGACGGGATCCCCGCATTCCTTTCCAATACGCGGGTGAGCCAGTTTGCGCGCCAACACGGGGGCAAGGATATGCGAACCCGATCCGCGGCGCTCGTCGATGGTTCACTCAAGATCGACCTCCCCCCGGACACCCTCGCGCACATCCACCGCGATCAGCTCGATGTGAGGGACTGGACCGCCCTCCTGATCACGCAC
The genomic region above belongs to Candidatus Nitrosymbiomonas proteolyticus and contains:
- a CDS encoding geranylgeranyl pyrophosphate synthase, yielding MGTLLSVEVESVLASYASQIDERLGQLLPPESLEPAVLHEAMRYSCLAPGKRIRPALCIASCEAAGGSVSQARDAGCALEFVHCFSLIHDDLPAIDNDDYRRGRPTCHKRFGEAMAILAGDALFALAFQTLASIPAPAEAIRDSIQELALAAGSAGLVGGEVMDVLAENTSPSKPEVLAIHGRKTGALLAASCAVGGIMARASDEQVRRLRQFGHALGLAFQITDDVLNETSSLSVLGKAAGSDRRKEKATLPRVEGISGSVSEAQTYASRAVSLLGDEFADVSTLAQIAQFVVHRAT